TCAGCTTCTTCCCGAGCCGATTACCATCTCTACAAGACCCGAACCTCGACCCAGACGCGGCGGCTCGTTCGTTCAAGTTCCTCTCGATCAGTTGTGCCCTCTCATAAAGATCATTGTAATCCTTCAGATTCAACGGCACGAGTGGATCCTTTATCTCTGATCTCAGTCCGTCTTGGAATCTCCTCGCTCTGTCCACTGGATCATCGATCAGTCTGGGTGCGTACTTAGATAGCTCGGTGAACTTTGCATTGTACTGGTCCATAGACATTAGACCTTGACAAAGACGTTGAAATTCTGTCATCTTCTGCTCCCTAGTGCAGTCAGAGAAATACTTCCCATTGAAAACTTCCACGAAGGCGTTCCACACCGGGATCGTGCCTTTTGAAAATACTCTTCCTCTGGTGGCTTCCCACCACGTGCTGGCATTCCCTTGCAGCTGGTAGACCGCCAGGACTACCTTGTCTTCCTCAGAGCACCTTAGTAATACGAAGACTTTCTCTAACTCACGGATTTAGAGGGTTGTAGCCTTGGAATTGCCTACTCCTGCAAATTGCGGCAGATTTAGCTTCGAAAACCGCTCTACTAACTTGTGCATCGGTCTCTCCCTAATCACTTTCCCAAGTTGGACCTCAGTAGGTGCGGCAGCAACAGCGGCTACGACATTGACGGTAGCAGTGGCAGTGGCTGTAGCAGCAGCTTGATTTTGGGCCTGCTGCCCCATCATGTTCCTTAAAGTCTCCAGCATCTGAACAATCCCATCGATTCTAGGATCGTCGGGTGTTACTCCCTTAGTACCAGCCTACGGCGGTACTCTAACACTCGCGCTAGTTTGAGCTggcgctctacctcgggtaTCGACTCTAGTCGGCATCTTGCCTCGGGTAACAGAcgcaactgtcctcttctgaggagtCCTCTGCTCCGAATCACTCATATTGCAGCATCTCTATAGAACCTGCTTTCCAATTCAAACACAGAATTAGAAATTCGAGTGACCCAcacaaacaatcaatcaatcactcATAGGTGTCAGCATAAGgaaaaagcctttcctactagcTATCCTAagacccatcgcaccttatcactctagaCACTgaccagctctgataccactttgggcagggatgtcatgcc
This genomic stretch from Eucalyptus grandis isolate ANBG69807.140 chromosome 3, ASM1654582v1, whole genome shotgun sequence harbors:
- the LOC120292101 gene encoding uncharacterized protein LOC120292101, which translates into the protein MMGQQAQNQAAATATATATVNVVAAVAAAPTEVQLGKVIRERPMHKCSEEDKVVLAVYQLQGNASTWWEATRGRVFSKGTIPVWNAFVEVFNGKYFSDCTREQKMTEFQRLCQGLMSMDQYNAKFTELSKYAPRLIDDPVDRARRFQDGLRSEIKDPLVPLNLKDYNDLYERAQLIERNLNERAAASGSRFGSCRDGNRLGKKLMSGG